One Chitinophagales bacterium genomic window carries:
- a CDS encoding methyltransferase: MIDFWNQRYATEAYAYGEQPNAFFKEQIQQLKPGVILLPCEGEGRNAVYAAKLGWETFAFDQSSEGRKKALRLAEKHAVTIHYVLNTFEDLPYAPKQFDAIALIFAHFPSALKATYFGQLHPLLKAGGTVIFEGFSKQHLRYNLKNEKAGGPKDADMLYSAEEIKTLFSGYAIQKLAEEEIVLNEGLFHVGEASVVRFVGQKTNDTGSCRHNANL, from the coding sequence ATGATAGACTTCTGGAATCAGAGATATGCGACTGAAGCATACGCTTACGGTGAACAGCCCAATGCGTTTTTCAAAGAGCAGATTCAGCAATTAAAGCCAGGTGTAATTCTATTGCCCTGCGAAGGCGAAGGACGCAATGCGGTGTATGCTGCAAAACTGGGGTGGGAAACTTTTGCCTTTGACCAAAGTAGTGAGGGGCGAAAAAAAGCCCTGCGGCTGGCTGAGAAGCACGCAGTAACCATCCATTATGTCCTCAATACTTTTGAGGATCTTCCCTACGCCCCTAAACAGTTTGACGCAATTGCACTGATTTTTGCGCATTTCCCCTCCGCCCTGAAGGCTACATATTTCGGGCAACTGCATCCGTTGCTGAAGGCAGGCGGTACCGTAATCTTTGAAGGGTTCAGCAAACAGCATTTACGCTACAACTTGAAAAATGAAAAAGCAGGAGGTCCCAAAGATGCGGATATGCTGTATTCGGCTGAAGAGATAAAAACACTCTTTTCAGGTTATGCGATACAAAAGCTGGCTGAGGAAGAAATTGTGCTCAATGAAGGGCTCTTCCATGTGGGAGAAGCCTCTGTAGTGCGCTTTGTCGGACAAAAAACAAATGATACCGGAAGCTGCCGGCATAATGCTAATTTATGA
- a CDS encoding pseudouridine synthase codes for MFRKSSGIMQADSASPDHELKDELYEQHRFVADRGQEPLRIDKFLLNRLEGISRNKIQNAIRAESVLVNGHPVKSNYRVKPLDVITILLDSPPHELVSEPENIPLHIIYEDDHLVVINKQAGLVAHPAPGNYTGTLVNALLYHFNQLARGTSPIRPGLVHRLDKDTTGLMVIAKDEFTLMHLANQFFKRTIKRNYTALVWGDLPDEAGTISGHIGRNLRYRKIMDVFPEGEHGKEAVTHYRVIERFGYVTLVDVQLETGRTHQIRVHMAHIGHPLFNDATYGGDRIVKGTVYSKYKQFVQNCFTVLPRQALHARTLGFYHPVLQKELFFESPLPADFEALLDKWRNYVRVKK; via the coding sequence ATGTTTCGTAAATCATCAGGTATCATGCAGGCTGATTCCGCTTCACCAGACCATGAACTCAAAGATGAACTCTACGAGCAACACCGCTTCGTAGCTGACAGGGGTCAGGAGCCCTTGCGCATAGACAAGTTTCTGCTCAACCGGCTGGAAGGCATCAGCCGCAACAAAATCCAGAACGCCATACGGGCCGAATCCGTCCTGGTGAACGGTCATCCGGTTAAAAGTAACTACCGCGTTAAACCGCTGGACGTCATCACTATTCTGCTGGACAGCCCGCCCCATGAATTGGTCAGCGAGCCAGAAAATATACCGCTGCATATCATATATGAAGATGATCATCTGGTGGTTATCAACAAGCAGGCCGGACTTGTAGCCCATCCTGCTCCGGGCAATTACACCGGTACCCTGGTGAATGCCCTGCTCTATCATTTCAACCAGCTTGCCCGTGGAACCAGCCCGATACGTCCAGGTCTGGTGCATCGCCTGGATAAAGACACAACCGGACTGATGGTCATCGCCAAAGATGAATTCACACTGATGCATCTGGCTAATCAGTTTTTCAAACGTACCATAAAGCGCAACTACACCGCGCTCGTATGGGGCGACCTGCCGGATGAAGCCGGCACCATCTCCGGGCATATCGGCCGCAACCTCCGCTACCGCAAAATCATGGATGTGTTCCCCGAAGGAGAACACGGGAAAGAAGCTGTCACGCACTACCGCGTCATTGAGCGTTTCGGCTACGTGACCCTTGTGGATGTGCAGCTGGAAACAGGGCGCACCCATCAGATACGCGTACACATGGCACATATCGGTCATCCGCTGTTTAATGACGCTACCTATGGAGGAGACCGCATCGTGAAGGGAACAGTGTATTCCAAATACAAACAATTCGTGCAAAATTGTTTTACTGTGCTTCCCCGTCAGGCTTTGCATGCCCGCACTCTGGGATTCTACCATCCGGTATTGCAGAAAGAACTGTTCTTTGAAAGCCCGCTCCCCGCAGACTTTGAGGCTTTGCTGGATAAATGGAGAAATTATGTGCGGGTAAAAAAATAA
- a CDS encoding cytochrome-c peroxidase yields the protein MRLVAYFGGILIITLYSFNTLHPKTDYIHCYEATISALLQEEHELVAFLQTTDSLSSEEIARIGKKIAQCRLKLKAADFWLRYLDPLGYKKINGPLPVEWESEVYRKWDKPTRREAAGFTLAELHLNEDHVSRDTLLRLIGQAAEATALFLADSITEPLHSYHHFFFANRLFLMNLAAIYTTGFECPDPERVIPELRQLLASVSEICKCFDKSFPAQALPQSYHLLYDTMMIFVRNQPDDFTRFDHFTFIRDYVNPLFAMNQQLIRKHGAVSRSINDYVLNNEATSIFDKSLFTIQYPKGIFSLVEDSAVLEEMDRAGKLLFYDPILSGNNQRSCASCHKPFQYFTDTTVRTPLQYDSINRLPRNAPSLVNVIYNHLVMLDGRHFSLQEQAREVITNPTELAGTEKEIMEKIMSCREYRTLFKRLLRYTPGEKTVNLKHIVSAITFYYSKFSRYYSPFDEAMLNNTEIDARVQNGFNVFMSKGQCATCHFVPLFNGVKPPFNNSEFEVIGVPADTFYSKVSPDSGRYQAVPVPEMLHAFRTTTLRNTQFTGPYMHNGVFSSLEQVIDFYDGGGALGRKLPLPHQTLSADSLHLTPEEKEDLILFMHALTEKVRFEAPPASLPESSNRALNTRKPGGLY from the coding sequence ATGAGACTGGTTGCATACTTTGGCGGCATTCTGATTATTACCCTTTATTCTTTTAATACCCTGCACCCAAAGACAGATTACATTCATTGCTACGAAGCAACCATCTCGGCCCTTTTGCAAGAGGAGCATGAGCTAGTTGCGTTTCTGCAAACAACAGACAGCCTATCCTCTGAAGAAATAGCACGTATCGGTAAAAAAATTGCGCAGTGTCGCTTAAAGCTAAAAGCAGCCGATTTCTGGCTACGCTATCTTGACCCACTGGGCTACAAAAAAATTAACGGCCCACTTCCGGTGGAATGGGAATCGGAAGTATACCGGAAATGGGATAAGCCGACCAGACGGGAAGCAGCAGGCTTTACGCTTGCCGAATTACATCTGAATGAAGACCACGTCAGCCGCGACACCCTGTTGAGGCTTATAGGGCAGGCAGCCGAAGCAACCGCCCTGTTTCTTGCAGACTCCATAACCGAACCGCTGCATAGTTATCATCATTTTTTCTTTGCCAACCGATTGTTTCTGATGAACCTTGCGGCTATTTACACTACCGGCTTTGAATGCCCTGATCCGGAAAGGGTGATACCCGAACTCCGGCAGCTACTGGCTTCCGTCAGTGAGATCTGTAAATGCTTTGACAAAAGCTTTCCGGCACAGGCCCTTCCGCAATCTTATCACCTGCTGTATGATACCATGATGATATTTGTACGCAATCAGCCGGATGATTTTACCCGGTTTGATCATTTCACTTTTATCCGCGACTACGTGAATCCTCTGTTTGCCATGAACCAACAGCTTATCCGGAAGCACGGAGCAGTTTCCCGCAGCATCAATGATTATGTATTAAATAATGAAGCAACATCCATCTTTGATAAATCGCTCTTTACTATTCAGTATCCCAAAGGCATCTTCTCACTGGTAGAAGACAGCGCTGTGCTGGAAGAAATGGATCGTGCAGGGAAACTGCTGTTCTATGACCCCATTCTTTCCGGCAATAACCAGCGCAGCTGTGCCTCCTGCCATAAACCTTTTCAATATTTTACTGACACTACTGTGCGCACCCCTTTGCAGTATGACAGCATAAACCGGTTGCCGCGCAATGCCCCATCTCTTGTCAATGTGATTTATAATCATCTGGTGATGCTGGATGGCCGCCACTTCTCTCTGCAGGAACAAGCCCGTGAAGTGATAACCAATCCTACTGAGCTTGCAGGAACGGAAAAAGAAATCATGGAAAAAATCATGAGCTGCAGGGAATACCGAACTCTATTTAAAAGACTGCTCAGATACACCCCCGGGGAAAAAACAGTGAATCTGAAGCATATTGTCTCTGCCATTACTTTCTATTACAGCAAATTCAGCCGCTACTATTCGCCTTTTGACGAGGCCATGCTTAATAATACTGAAATAGATGCCCGCGTACAAAACGGCTTTAATGTGTTTATGAGCAAAGGTCAATGCGCTACCTGTCATTTTGTGCCATTGTTTAATGGCGTGAAACCTCCTTTTAACAATTCCGAATTTGAAGTAATCGGAGTACCGGCAGACACTTTCTATTCTAAGGTTAGTCCTGACAGCGGACGCTATCAGGCTGTACCGGTTCCGGAAATGTTGCATGCTTTCCGAACAACCACGCTGAGAAACACTCAATTTACCGGACCCTACATGCATAACGGAGTATTTTCCTCTCTGGAACAGGTAATAGATTTTTATGATGGCGGTGGCGCGTTGGGCCGCAAGCTGCCTCTTCCTCATCAAACCCTTTCTGCCGATTCGCTGCATTTGACACCAGAGGAAAAAGAAGATTTAATTTTGTTTATGCATGCATTGACAGAAAAAGTACGCTTTGAAGCCCCTCCGGCTTCCCTGCCAGAATCATCCAATCGTGCATTAAACACAAGAAAACCGGGAGGACTCTATTAA